The following are from one region of the Simiduia agarivorans SA1 = DSM 21679 genome:
- a CDS encoding cell division inhibitor SulA yields MMNLALQQSPNAFTQPHAPEHRVTELIIPWSQQSALLLPMLRFLGNEDDQRWLTIISHGSISQAWLRQQGLNPRSIRVIRADSPESALWMTWEALAAGNSHTVVAEINAESAITAEMEQAASIGNCRALLVKGNLH; encoded by the coding sequence GTGATGAATCTGGCGCTGCAACAATCCCCCAACGCCTTTACCCAGCCCCATGCCCCAGAGCATCGGGTCACCGAGCTGATCATTCCCTGGAGCCAGCAATCGGCGCTATTACTGCCCATGCTGCGCTTTCTGGGCAATGAAGATGACCAGCGCTGGCTTACCATCATCAGCCACGGCAGCATCAGCCAGGCGTGGTTACGACAGCAAGGATTAAACCCTCGCAGCATCAGGGTAATCCGGGCCGACTCGCCCGAAAGTGCACTGTGGATGACCTGGGAGGCTCTCGCCGCAGGGAACAGCCATACGGTGGTTGCTGAAATCAACGCTGAATCGGCCATTACGGCGGAAATGGAGCAAGCCGCAAGCATTGGGAATTGCAGGGCGCTCCTGGTAAAAGGCAACTTGCACTAG
- the lexA gene encoding transcriptional repressor LexA → MIKLTARQQEVLDLIKRCIDETGYPPTRAEIAQELGFRSANAAEEHLKALARKGAIEMVAGASRGIRLPESETGLPLVGRVAAGNPILAEENIEEYCEVPANFFSPRADYLLRVHGMSMKDIGILDGDLLAVHSTQNARNGDIVVARIGDDVTVKRFEHKRGSASVRLHPENPDFEVIEVDLKSEEFAIEGLSVGVMRRGKL, encoded by the coding sequence ATGATCAAACTCACCGCCCGTCAACAGGAAGTGCTCGACCTGATCAAACGCTGCATTGATGAAACCGGCTACCCGCCAACCCGTGCCGAGATCGCACAAGAACTGGGCTTCCGATCGGCCAATGCCGCGGAGGAACACCTGAAGGCGCTGGCGCGCAAAGGTGCCATTGAGATGGTGGCCGGCGCATCCCGGGGCATCCGGTTACCGGAGTCAGAAACCGGCCTGCCTCTGGTGGGCCGGGTGGCCGCGGGCAACCCCATACTGGCCGAAGAAAATATCGAAGAGTATTGCGAAGTGCCCGCCAATTTTTTCAGCCCCCGCGCCGACTACCTGCTGCGCGTACATGGGATGAGTATGAAAGACATCGGCATACTCGATGGGGATCTGTTAGCGGTACACAGCACACAGAACGCCCGCAATGGCGATATTGTGGTGGCGCGCATTGGCGATGATGTGACGGTCAAACGGTTTGAGCACAAGCGCGGCAGTGCCAGCGTGAGACTGCACCCGGAAAACCCGGACTTTGAGGTCATTGAAGTCGACCTTAAATCGGAAGAATTTGCCATCGAAGGCTTGAGCGTGGGTGTCATGCGCCGGGGTAAACTGTGA
- a CDS encoding TIGR00730 family Rossman fold protein, producing the protein MFDAKMPEAWRVLRIQSELVDGIEQLIKIKGAVTVFGSARTPEEHPYYAAAETLGRLMAEAGVPVITGGGPGIMEAANKGAKDAGGVSIGLNITLPMEQAPNPYQTISLTFRYFFVRKLMFVKHAVGFVIMPGGFGTLDELFEALTLVQTGKVASFPIVLVNREYWAGLVDWLKNRMLADGNINLEDMALVQVVDTPEQAADIIKAHLVARNAGSS; encoded by the coding sequence ATGTTTGATGCAAAAATGCCAGAAGCCTGGCGGGTGCTGCGAATTCAATCTGAACTGGTGGATGGGATAGAGCAGCTGATCAAAATCAAAGGTGCTGTGACCGTATTCGGCAGCGCCCGTACGCCGGAAGAACATCCCTATTATGCGGCGGCGGAAACCCTGGGTCGCCTGATGGCAGAAGCCGGGGTGCCGGTGATTACCGGTGGCGGACCCGGCATCATGGAGGCGGCCAATAAGGGCGCGAAGGACGCCGGCGGCGTCAGTATCGGGCTCAATATCACTTTACCCATGGAGCAGGCGCCCAATCCCTACCAGACCATCAGTCTGACTTTCCGGTATTTCTTTGTCCGCAAGCTCATGTTTGTCAAACACGCGGTCGGGTTTGTAATCATGCCGGGCGGTTTTGGTACCCTCGATGAGCTGTTCGAAGCTCTCACCCTGGTTCAGACCGGCAAAGTGGCCAGCTTTCCGATTGTGTTGGTGAATCGTGAATACTGGGCCGGGCTGGTGGACTGGTTAAAAAACCGGATGTTGGCCGATGGCAATATCAATCTGGAGGATATGGCGCTGGTGCAGGTGGTCGATACGCCGGAACAGGCCGCCGATATTATCAAAGCCCACCTGGTGGCACGCAATGCGGGGTCCAGTTAA
- a CDS encoding DUF6763 family protein, translating to MMKILARTGQWYLNVETGQHFEIVAIDEHTASIAIQYVDGDLDELDAENWQALALQYAAEPEDAMAGFGDTATLPNAPDNDSTTPFDPDSVIDLLEGDTFEGFDDA from the coding sequence ATGATGAAAATACTGGCGCGCACCGGACAATGGTATCTGAACGTCGAAACCGGTCAGCATTTTGAGATTGTGGCGATCGACGAGCATACCGCCAGCATCGCCATCCAGTACGTTGATGGCGACCTCGACGAGCTGGATGCAGAAAACTGGCAGGCACTGGCGCTGCAATACGCCGCAGAGCCCGAAGATGCGATGGCGGGCTTTGGTGACACCGCAACCCTACCCAACGCGCCAGATAATGATTCCACCACACCGTTTGATCCCGACAGCGTCATCGACCTGCTAGAGGGCGATACGTTCGAGGGCTTTGACGATGCCTGA
- a CDS encoding TetR/AcrR family transcriptional regulator has protein sequence MSQPDTVARILDAAEALFAERGFAETSLRTITSTAGVNLAAVNYHFGSKKELIQAVFARFLTPFCQELERSLVKLVDRKGTELSPEDLLECLFSTICDGSEEGSYAAQRFMRLLGLAYAQSQGHIRRFIIARYGEHYQRFTGLLKKAAPEIDPVTFYWRLYFMLGATIFTLSSFDSISGILKEDFGQDSTVLGTTQMMVPALAGMFTVK, from the coding sequence ATGTCACAACCCGATACCGTAGCCCGCATTCTCGATGCAGCCGAAGCGCTGTTTGCCGAGCGGGGTTTTGCGGAAACATCACTCAGAACCATTACCAGCACCGCCGGTGTCAATCTGGCTGCGGTTAACTACCACTTTGGGTCGAAAAAAGAACTGATTCAGGCGGTTTTCGCCCGCTTTCTCACGCCATTCTGCCAGGAGCTTGAGCGTTCATTGGTCAAGCTGGTTGACCGCAAGGGAACCGAGCTGTCGCCGGAAGATTTGCTCGAATGCCTGTTTTCCACCATATGTGACGGTTCGGAGGAGGGCAGTTATGCCGCCCAGCGCTTTATGCGGTTGTTGGGGCTCGCCTATGCCCAGTCGCAAGGCCATATCCGGCGGTTTATCATTGCCCGTTATGGCGAGCACTATCAGCGATTCACCGGCTTGCTGAAAAAAGCGGCGCCTGAAATCGACCCGGTGACTTTTTACTGGCGATTGTATTTCATGCTGGGGGCCACCATTTTTACCTTGTCGAGTTTTGATTCCATCAGTGGCATCCTGAAAGAAGATTTTGGTCAGGACAGTACCGTACTCGGCACAACCCAAATGATGGTGCCGGCACTGGCCGGTATGTTTACCGTAAAATAA